The following are encoded together in the Nyctibius grandis isolate bNycGra1 chromosome 5, bNycGra1.pri, whole genome shotgun sequence genome:
- the MIURF gene encoding mitochondrial ribosome and complex I assembly factor AltMIEF1, producing the protein MAAWSREAVLTLYRALLRQGRGLRYTDRDFYLAFIRREFRKKRGLQRLEDKERQLEKGQAFLQSKLGGLV; encoded by the coding sequence ATGGCAGCGTGGTCCCGGGAGGCTGTCCTGACCCTCTACCGGGCTCTGCTGCGCCAGGGCCGCGGGCTGCGCTACACCGACCGGGATTTCTACCTCGCTTTCATCCGCCGCGAGTTCCGCAAGAAACGGGGGCTGCAGCGGCTGGAGGACAAGGAAAGACAGTTGGAGAAGGGGCAAGCTTTCCTGCAGAGCAAACTCGGGGGCCTGGTTTAG
- the MIEF1 gene encoding mitochondrial dynamics protein MIEF1, with the protein MAGAGQRKGKKDDNGIGTAIDFVLSNARLVLGVGGAAMLGIATLAVKRMYDRAISAPSSPTRLSQSGKRSWEEPSWLGSSSRLLTQDMKANLSRSLQTLPTDPSSANTDFFRPTKPKPSAKRSQVELKKSCLRLSLQEKLFAYYRRKVAIPADEQARAKQAAVDICAELRSFLRAKLPDMPLRDMYLSGSLYDDLQVVTADHIQLIVPLMLEQNLWSCIPGEDTIMNIPGFYLVRRENPEYFPRGSSYWDRCVVGGYLSPKAVADAFEKVVAGSINWPAIGTLLDYVIRPAAPPADLTLEVQYDPERHLFIDFLPSLTLGDIILVAKPHRLAQNDNLWRLSLRPAETARLRALDQCDSGCRCLCLKICKAVCKSNPALGHLTASQLTNVILHLSQEESDWSQDMLADRFLQALKWLIRYLEAGVLPSALNPKVNLFSELTPEEVDELGYTLYSSLSEPEVLLQT; encoded by the exons atggcaggcgctgggcagcgcaaagggaaaaaagatgacaaTGGTATTGGCACAGCCATCGACTTCGTGCTGTCCAACGCCCGGCTTGTGCTGGGCGTGGGTGGAGCTGCTATGCTGGGCATCGCCACACTGGCTGTCAAACGG ATGTATGACCGGGCAATCAGTGCTCCCAGCAGCCCCACTCGCTTGAGCCAGTCGGGAAAGAGAAGCTGGGAAGAGCCAAGCTGGCTGGGCTCCTCCTCACGCTTACTGACCCAGGACATGAAGGCTAACCTCAGCCGCTCCCTGCAGACCCTTCCCACTGATCCTTCGTCTGCAAACACAG ACTTTTTCCGACCCACAAAGCCCAAGCCATCTGCCAAGAGGAGTCAAGTGGAGCTGAAAAAATCCTGCCTTCGTCTGTCTCTACAAGAAAAGCTCTTTGCTTATTATCGGAGGAAGGTGGCTATCCCAGCAGACGAGCAGGCCCGGGCCAAGCAAGCAGCTGTGGATATCTGTGCTGAGCTGCGCAGCTTCCTACGTGCCAAGCTGCCGGACATGCCCCTGCGTGACATGTACCTCAGCGGCAGCCTCTATGATGATCTGCAG GTAGTGACAGCTGACCACATCCAGCTCATTGTGCCTCTGATGCTGGAGCAGAACCTCTGGTCGTGCATCCCGGGGGAGGACACTATCATGAACATTCCTGGCTTCTACTTGGTGCGTCGGGAAAACCCAGAGTATTTTCCCCGTGGGAGCAGCTACTGGGACCGCTGTGTGGTGGGAGGTTACCTTTCCCCCAAAGCTGTAGCAGATGCCTTTGAGAAAGTTGTAGCTGGCTCCATCAACTGGCCAGCAATTGGGACTCTATTGGATTATGTGATCCGTCCAGCAGCGCCCCCAGCCGATTTGACACTGGAAGTCCAGTATGATCCAGAACGGCATCTTTTTATTGACTTCCTACCATCCCTGACACTGGGTGACATCATTCTTGTGGCTAAACCCCATCGATTGGCCCAGAATGACAACCTGTGGCGACTGAGCCTGCGGCCAGCAGAAACGGCTCGCCTCCGAGCTTTGGACCAGTGTGATTCTGGCTGCCGTTGCTTGTGCCTGAAGATCTGTAAAGCAGTATGCAAGTCAAACCCAGCCCTGGGCCACCTCACTGCCAGCCAGCTCACCAATGTCATCCTGCACCTATCCCAAGAAGAATCCGACTGGTCCCAGGACATGCTCGCTGATCGCTTCTTGCAGGCGCTGAAGTGGTTGATCCGCTACTTGGAGGCAGGTGTCCTCCCTAGTGCTCTGAACCCCAAGGTGAACTTATTTTCAGAGCTCACCCCTGAAGAAGTGGATGAGTTGGGCTATACCCTCTACAGCTCTCTGTCAGAGCCAGAGGTCTTGCTGCAGACGTAA
- the MGAT3 gene encoding beta-1,4-mannosyl-glycoprotein 4-beta-N-acetylglucosaminyltransferase encodes MKMRRHKLFLTLCMAGLCLISFLHFLKALSYVTFPRELASLSPNLVSSFFWNNAPVTPQVSPEPGGAEFLRTPLYSHSPLLQPLPPSRASKELHKVEFVLPEDTTEYFVRTKAGGVCFKPGTKVLEKPPMGGRPEERVDGTASGRLARKPLSASGTKRRKWVECVCLPGWHGPSCGVPTVVQYSNLPTKDRLVPREIPRRVINAINVNHEFDLLEVRFHELGDVVDAFVVCESNFTAYGEPRPLKFREMLLNGSFDYIRHKVLYVFLDHFPPGGRQDGWIADDYLRTFLTRDGISRLRNLRPDDVFIIDDADEIPARDGVLFLKLYDGWTEPFAFHMRKSLYGFFWKQPGTLEVVSGCTMGMLQAVYATDGIRLRRREYYTMPGFRQYENSTGHILVQWSLGSPLHFAGWHCSWCFTPEGIYFKLVSAQNGDFPRWGDYEDKRDLNYIRELIRTGGWFDGTTQEYPPADPKEQMYAPKYLLKNYQRYRYLLENPYRKVEGAG; translated from the coding sequence ATGAAGATGAGACGCCATAAGCTCTTTCTGACTCTCTGCATGGCTGGTCTCTGCCTCATCTCCTTCTTGCACTTCCTCAAGGCCCTTTCCTATGTTACCTTCCCCCGGGAGTTGGCTTCGCTTAGTCCCAACCTCGTCTCCAGCTTCTTCTGGAACAATGCCCCTGTCACACCTCAGGTCAGCCCTGAGCCAGGGGGTGCAGAGTTCCTCCGCACGCCCCTGTACTCTCACTCCCCCTtgctccagcccctgcctccTAGCAGAGCCAGCAAAGAGCTGCACAAAGTCGAGTTTGTGCTGCCAGAAGACACAACAGAATATTTTGTCCGTACCAAAGCCGGTGGCGTTTGCTTTAAACCAGGCACCAAGGTGCTGGAGAAGCCACCCATGGGAGGGCGGCCAGAGGAGCGAGTGGATGGCACAGCCTCAGGGCGGCTGGCTCGCAAGCCGCTGAGCGCCAGTGGGACCAAGCGGCGCAAGTGGGTAGAGTGTGTGTGCTTGCCAGGGTGGCATGGCCCCAGCTGTGGGGTCCCCACTGTGGTCCAGTACTCCAACCTGCCCACCAAGGACCGCCTTGTGCCACGGGAGATCCCCCGACGGGTCATCAATGCTATCAACGTCAACCATGAGTTTGACCTGCTGGAAGTCCGCTTCCATGAGCTGGGAGACGTGGTGGATGCCTTCGTGGTATGTGAGTCGAACTTCACAGCCTACGGAGAGCCGCGGCCCCTCAAGTTCCGCGAGATGCTTCTCAATGGCTCCTTCGACTACATCCGCCACAAGGTGCTCTACGTCTTCCTGGACCACTTTCCCCCCGGTGGCCGCCAGGACGGCTGGATTGCTGATGATTACCTGCGCACCTTTCTCACCCGGGACGGCATCTCTCGCCTCCGCAACCTGCGCCCGGATGATGTCTTCATCATCGATGATGCCGATGAGATCCCAGCCCGTGACGGCGTGCTCTTCCTCAAGCTCTATGATGGCTGGACGGAGCCCTTCGCCTTTCACATGCGTAAGTCACTCTATGGCTTCTTCTGGAAGCAACCAGGCACCTTGGAGGTGGTCTCGGGGTGCACCATGGGGATGCTTCAGGCTGTCTATGCTACCGATGGGATCCGTCTGCGGCGCCGCGAGTACTACACCATGCCTGGCTTTCGGCAGTATGAGAACAGCACAGGACACATCCTGGTGCAGTGGTCACTGGGCAGCCCTCTCCACTTTGCTGGCTGGCACTGCTCCTGGTGTTTCACCCCAGAGGGGATCTACTTCAAACTGGTGTCGGCACAGAACGGGGACTTCCCCCGCTGGGGTGACTATGAGGATAAACGAGACCTCAATTATATCCGGGAGCTGATCCGGACTGGTGGCTGGTTTGATGGTACTACACAGGAGTATCCCCCCGCCGACCCCAAGGAGCAGATGTACGCTCCCAAGTACCTGCTCAAGAACTACCAGCGGTACCGCTACTTGTTGGAGAACCCCTACCGAAAAGTGGAGGGCGCTGGGTGA